The Streptomyces rubrogriseus genomic sequence TGCTCGCGGTGGGCTGCGCGGTCCTGCTCGACCTGCCGGCGCCGTCGGCACCCCTGCTGAGCGTCGTCGGTCTGCTGCTGGGCCTGGTGATGTGCGCCGCGCTCGCGGCGGTCACGGCGAGCTTCACCAGGACGGGGGAGAGCGCGCAGGTCACGCCGCTGCCGTTCACGTTCGTGTCGATGCTCGCCTCCGGCCTGTTCTTCCCGCTGGAACTGCTGCCCGACCGGGTGGCCTCGGTGTGCGAGCTGCTGCCGCTGACCCCCGTCGTCACCCTGGTGCGCGGCGGCTGGACCGGCGACCTGTCGGCGGCCGAGACGCTGGGCGCCGCGGCGACGGCGGTGGCCTGGACCGTCCTCGCGGTGTTTGCTGTACGGCGGCGGTTCCGGTGGGAGCCGCGGCACTGACGTGCGAGTCGAGCGGGAGTGGCGGACGGATGCGCAGGCCGGGCGGTTGGTGGCGGCTCAAGAGCACGCCGGAGAAGGTGGAGGCGTACACGCGCTGGTCGTTCCACTTCTACGGCATCGTGGAGATCGCCGTGATGGGGCTGTCCGCGTTCGGACGGCTCGACGCGCGGCTCGCCGCCGTGCTCTTCCTGACGGTGACCGCGCACGCCACCGTCCTCATGCTGGTCGCCTCCCGAGCGCTGGACTGGGAGCTGGGTCAGCGGGGGAAGCCCGTACAGCTGCTGCGGGCCCTCGCCGTCCTCACCGTGGTGGTCTCGGCCACGGCGCTCCTGCTCGCCAAGCGCGGGGCGGGCGGTGACGACGTGGGCGAGGTCGCGGGCATGGCCTTCGGCGGCGTGGTGACCGTCGGCTCCGGGGTCCTCGCGCTCGGAGCGCGCAACTGGCGGCACACGGTCGCGCTTGTCACCGGTTTCGCGGCCGGCTCCGGGGTGCTGGTGGTCCTGCTGGGCGCTCCGGTCCAGGCCGGGCTGGCCACCGCGTGCGTGGTGCTGCTGGGCAGCGGCTTCGTCGCTTTCGCCTGCGTGTTCTCCGTCTGGCTGCTCAACGCCGTCTACGCGCTCGACGAAGCCAAGGAGACCCGGGCCCGGCTCGCCGTCGCCGAAGAGCGGCTGCGGTTCGGCCGGGACCTGCACGACGTGATGGGTCGGAACCTGGCGGTGATCGCGCTCAAGAGCGAACTGGCCGTCCAGCTGGCCCGGCGAGGCAGGCCCGAGGCCGTGGAGCAGATGATCGAGACCCAGCGCATCGCGCAGGAGACGCAGCGCGAGGTCCGGGACGTCGTGCGGGGCTACCGGGAGGTCGCGCTGGAGGTGGAACTGGCCGGTGCCCAGGGCGTGCTCTCGGCGGCCGGGATCCTCTCGCAGGTCACCGGCGAGACCGGCGACCTGCCCGGTGAGGTGCAGTCGGCCCTCGGCTGGGTGGTGCGGGAGGCGACGACGAACGTGCTGCGGCACGGGGACGCGGAGAAGTGCTCCGTGACGATACGTCCGGCGGAGGGGCGAGTGGTGCTGACGGTGGAGAACGACGGGGTGCCGGAGACGACCGGCGCCCCGGGCGGCACGGACGGGCGCCCGGCGGGCTCCGGCCTCGCCGGGCTGCGGGAGCGGCTCGCCGCGGTGGGCGGGACGCTGGAGGCGGGGGCCGTCGGCAAGGGCGTGTTCCGGCTCACGGCCGAGGTACCGCTGCCCGTCGGCGGCACCGCGCTGGAGGTCGCGCCGTGACGACGACCGTGCGCGTCCTGCTCGCCGACGACGAGCACCTCATCCGCGGGGCCCTGGCGGCCCTGCTGTCCCTGGAGGACGACCTGGTCGTCGTCGCCGAGGCGGCCACCGGCCCCGAGGCACTGGCGATGGCGCGGGCGCACACGCCGGACGTCGCCGTACTGGACCTCCAGATGCCCGGCGCCGACGGTGTGAAGGTCGCCACATCACTGCGGGCCGAGCTGCCCGCCTGCAAGGTGCTGATCGTGACCAGTCACGGGCGCCCCGGCCATCTGAAGCGGGCGCTGGCGGCGGGGGTGCGCGGGTTCGTCCCCAAGACGGTCAGCGCCCAGCGGCTCGCCGAGCTGATCCGCACGGTGCACGCCGGAAACCGTTACGTCGACCCGGAGTTGGCCGCCGACGCGATCTCCGCCGGGGACTCGCCGCTGACCGCGCGCGAGGCCGAGGTGCTGGAGCACGCCGCCGACGGGGCGCCCGTCTCGGAGATCGCCGAGCGGGCCGCGCTCGCCGAGGGCACCGTACGGAACTACCTGTCGTCGGCCGCGAGCAAGCTCGGTGCGGAGAACCGGCACGCGGCGGTGCGGCTCGCGAGGGAGCGCGGTTGGGTATAGTGGCTGTCGCGCCACGGAGAAATCCACGGCACGCAGTGCGAACGTAGCTCAGTTGGTAGAGCGCAACCTTGCCAAGGTTGAGGTCGCGAGTTCGAACCTCGTCGTTCGCTCCAGACGAGAAGCCCCCGGTTATCGGCCGGG encodes the following:
- a CDS encoding response regulator transcription factor, with protein sequence MTTTVRVLLADDEHLIRGALAALLSLEDDLVVVAEAATGPEALAMARAHTPDVAVLDLQMPGADGVKVATSLRAELPACKVLIVTSHGRPGHLKRALAAGVRGFVPKTVSAQRLAELIRTVHAGNRYVDPELAADAISAGDSPLTAREAEVLEHAADGAPVSEIAERAALAEGTVRNYLSSAASKLGAENRHAAVRLARERGWV
- a CDS encoding sensor histidine kinase translates to MRRPGGWWRLKSTPEKVEAYTRWSFHFYGIVEIAVMGLSAFGRLDARLAAVLFLTVTAHATVLMLVASRALDWELGQRGKPVQLLRALAVLTVVVSATALLLAKRGAGGDDVGEVAGMAFGGVVTVGSGVLALGARNWRHTVALVTGFAAGSGVLVVLLGAPVQAGLATACVVLLGSGFVAFACVFSVWLLNAVYALDEAKETRARLAVAEERLRFGRDLHDVMGRNLAVIALKSELAVQLARRGRPEAVEQMIETQRIAQETQREVRDVVRGYREVALEVELAGAQGVLSAAGILSQVTGETGDLPGEVQSALGWVVREATTNVLRHGDAEKCSVTIRPAEGRVVLTVENDGVPETTGAPGGTDGRPAGSGLAGLRERLAAVGGTLEAGAVGKGVFRLTAEVPLPVGGTALEVAP